One stretch of Comamonas testosteroni DNA includes these proteins:
- a CDS encoding acetyl/propionyl/methylcrotonyl-CoA carboxylase subunit alpha, producing the protein MTKVLIANRGEIAVRIARACADYGVKSVAVYADADIDALHVRRADEAYGLDGDKPADTYLNIAKLIEIARRSGADAVHPGYGFLSESEAFAQAVLDAGLIWIGPRPDTIAKLGDKVEARKIALQVGAPLVAGTPDPVKDADEVLAFAQQHGLPIIIKAAFGGGGRGMKIAWRMDEVAELYASAVREAVTAFGRGECFVEQFLDKPRHIEAQVIADTHGNVVVLGTRDCSLQRRNQKLVEEAPAPFITEAQRERIHSAAKAICAQAGYISAGTVEFLLSGNGAISFLEVNTRLQVEHTVTEETTGIDLVQEQLRVADGLPLSFTQTPTPRAHSIEFRINAEDVGRGFLPTPGLITRFAPPSGPGVRLDSGVETGSVIPGTFDSMMAKLIVTGATREQALARARRALAEFRIEGVASVLPFHKAVLNQADFVGANGFNVHTRWIETEFAEPLAAAARAEPVADTSLLRTAIEIDGRRVQLGLPAMLLQGLSAPTTGVAQAAAQQSVDPDAVISPIAGNLHAWKVADGDEVKEGDVIAVMEAMKMEMQVSAHKSGRVTLAAQAGTAQALSAVIAHIR; encoded by the coding sequence ATTACCAAAGTTCTGATTGCCAACCGTGGCGAGATCGCCGTACGCATCGCGCGAGCCTGCGCGGATTACGGAGTGAAGTCCGTCGCCGTCTATGCCGATGCCGATATCGATGCCCTGCACGTGCGCCGCGCCGATGAAGCCTACGGCCTCGATGGCGACAAGCCTGCCGACACCTATCTGAACATCGCCAAGCTGATTGAGATCGCCAGGCGTTCGGGCGCCGATGCCGTCCATCCCGGCTATGGCTTTCTGTCCGAGAGCGAAGCCTTTGCGCAGGCCGTGCTGGATGCGGGGCTGATCTGGATCGGTCCGCGTCCCGACACCATTGCCAAGCTGGGCGACAAGGTCGAGGCGCGCAAGATTGCACTGCAGGTCGGTGCGCCGCTGGTGGCCGGCACGCCCGATCCCGTCAAGGATGCCGACGAAGTGCTGGCCTTTGCCCAGCAGCATGGTCTGCCCATCATCATCAAGGCCGCTTTTGGCGGCGGTGGCCGTGGCATGAAGATCGCCTGGCGCATGGACGAAGTGGCCGAGCTGTATGCATCCGCCGTGCGCGAGGCCGTGACGGCTTTCGGCCGTGGCGAATGCTTTGTCGAGCAGTTCCTCGACAAGCCGCGCCATATCGAGGCGCAGGTGATTGCCGACACGCACGGCAATGTGGTGGTGCTGGGCACGCGCGACTGTTCGCTGCAGCGCCGCAACCAGAAGCTGGTGGAAGAAGCGCCGGCACCCTTCATCACCGAGGCGCAGCGTGAACGCATTCACAGTGCGGCGAAGGCTATCTGTGCGCAGGCAGGCTATATCAGCGCCGGAACCGTGGAATTTCTGCTCAGCGGCAATGGCGCCATCTCCTTCCTCGAGGTCAATACCCGCTTGCAGGTCGAGCACACCGTGACGGAGGAAACCACGGGCATCGATCTGGTGCAGGAACAGCTGCGCGTGGCCGACGGTCTGCCTCTGTCCTTCACGCAGACTCCGACGCCGCGGGCCCATTCCATCGAGTTCCGCATCAATGCCGAAGATGTGGGGCGCGGCTTTCTGCCCACACCGGGTCTGATCACGCGCTTTGCCCCGCCTTCTGGGCCGGGCGTGCGACTCGATTCCGGTGTCGAAACCGGCTCGGTGATCCCCGGCACGTTTGACTCCATGATGGCCAAGCTCATCGTCACCGGGGCCACGCGTGAGCAGGCCCTGGCCCGTGCGCGTCGCGCGCTGGCAGAGTTCCGCATCGAGGGCGTGGCTTCGGTGCTGCCCTTTCACAAGGCTGTGCTGAATCAGGCCGACTTTGTGGGGGCTAATGGCTTCAATGTCCACACCCGCTGGATCGAGACCGAGTTTGCCGAGCCGCTGGCAGCGGCTGCCCGCGCCGAACCTGTGGCCGATACCAGCCTGCTGCGCACGGCCATCGAGATCGACGGCCGCCGCGTGCAACTGGGCCTGCCCGCCATGCTGCTGCAAGGTCTGTCTGCACCGACGACTGGCGTGGCTCAGGCCGCCGCGCAGCAAAGCGTGGACCCTGACGCGGTCATCTCGCCGATTGCCGGCAATCTGCATGCCTGGAAGGTCGCCGATGGCGACGAGGTCAAGGAAGGCGATGTGATCGCCGTGATGGAAGCCATGAAAATGGAAATGCAGGTCTCGGCCCACAAGAGCGGCCGTGTCACCTTGGCCGCGCAGGCAGGCACTGCGCAGGCCTTGAGCGCCGTGATCGCTCATATCCGGTAA
- a CDS encoding TetR/AcrR family transcriptional regulator gives MEAPTTPRPKDLLPQPRKQPTQARSRALVDAIAEACLRLLEKEGEDALTVNRIAEVSGAAVGSIYQYFPSKESMIAAVYERLLDQESEQLFAMREQLQGLSLEALLRQVFANMIRVEQRLHGLSSAFHARYGSALHLGLWHAPQASREEFINTTWLPLLQMHVAEVGTNNMPLAAYLLGQGLREIIHSAVHDVPEQARSPDFLDALVAMAMSCVKRS, from the coding sequence ATGGAAGCGCCCACCACCCCACGCCCCAAGGACCTTCTGCCTCAGCCACGCAAACAACCCACGCAGGCACGCTCCAGAGCGCTGGTCGATGCCATTGCCGAAGCCTGTTTGCGCCTTCTCGAAAAGGAAGGCGAGGACGCTCTCACGGTCAATCGCATTGCAGAGGTATCGGGTGCTGCCGTGGGCTCCATCTACCAGTACTTTCCCAGCAAGGAGTCCATGATTGCGGCGGTGTATGAACGCCTGCTCGACCAGGAATCCGAGCAGCTTTTTGCTATGCGCGAGCAATTGCAAGGCCTGTCGCTGGAGGCATTGCTACGGCAGGTGTTTGCCAACATGATCCGCGTGGAGCAGCGGCTGCATGGCCTTAGCAGCGCCTTTCATGCGCGCTACGGCTCGGCCTTGCATCTGGGCCTGTGGCATGCACCGCAGGCCAGCCGGGAGGAATTCATCAACACCACCTGGCTGCCGCTGCTGCAGATGCATGTCGCGGAGGTGGGAACCAACAACATGCCGCTGGCGGCCTATCTGCTGGGCCAGGGCCTGCGCGAGATCATCCACAGCGCCGTCCACGATGTGCCCGAGCAGGCCCGCTCGCCCGATTTTCTCGACGCACTGGTGGCCATGGCCATGAGCTGCGTGAAGCGAAGCTAA
- a CDS encoding TauD/TfdA dioxygenase family protein, producing the protein MSSPISVQILGPRIGAEVLKLDLADPLSAQTLQELEAALLRHEALVLHVPDMTPDQHLAIAGHFGEAEVHTFYPNLGQGYEQITVIDSKLGDRADMWHHDESFLPSPPIVTMTHARILPPTGGDTCWISMTSAYDALSPKMKQYLDGLSAWHDMNRPMTAALQHGICTHERYVEVVAQNRRQLHPMVRVHPLTGRKALYVSPTYVTHIDGLPQAESHAILAYLHAHCMQVEFLFKHRWVLGDMVIWDNRSVVHNAIMDYAPHQRRMHRASVFARQTAAADPHNNQGVACATTA; encoded by the coding sequence ATGTCATCCCCCATCTCGGTTCAGATTCTCGGCCCGCGCATCGGTGCCGAAGTGCTGAAGCTGGACCTGGCAGACCCGCTGTCTGCGCAAACCTTGCAGGAGCTGGAAGCCGCCCTGCTCAGGCACGAAGCACTGGTGCTGCATGTGCCCGATATGACGCCCGACCAGCATCTGGCGATCGCCGGGCATTTCGGCGAGGCCGAAGTCCATACTTTCTATCCCAATCTGGGGCAGGGCTATGAGCAGATCACGGTCATCGACTCCAAGCTCGGTGACCGCGCCGATATGTGGCACCACGACGAGAGCTTTCTGCCCAGTCCGCCCATAGTCACCATGACCCATGCGCGCATCCTGCCGCCCACGGGGGGCGATACCTGCTGGATCAGCATGACCAGTGCCTACGATGCGCTTTCGCCGAAGATGAAGCAGTACCTCGATGGCCTGAGTGCCTGGCATGACATGAACAGGCCCATGACGGCGGCGCTGCAGCATGGCATCTGCACGCACGAGCGCTATGTGGAGGTGGTCGCGCAGAACCGTCGCCAGTTGCACCCCATGGTGCGCGTGCATCCGCTCACGGGGCGCAAGGCGCTCTACGTCAGCCCCACCTATGTCACGCATATAGATGGCCTGCCGCAGGCCGAAAGCCATGCCATCCTGGCCTATCTGCACGCGCACTGCATGCAGGTGGAGTTTCTGTTCAAGCACCGCTGGGTACTGGGCGATATGGTGATCTGGGACAACCGCAGCGTGGTGCACAACGCCATCATGGACTACGCCCCGCACCAGCGCCGCATGCACCGTGCCTCGGTGTTTGCGCGCCAGACCGCGGCTGCCGATCCACACAACAATCAGGGGGTTGCATGCGCTACGACGGCTTGA
- a CDS encoding class II aldolase/adducin family protein, whose amino-acid sequence MRYDGLNQELLSKYAPRPGRKPLLPQLTERQQVALLCRVLSREGYNDHIAGHVTLRLDDGSYLANPWELTWSELTASDILRLDAQGQVIEGEWNITPAIRLHMDVHEKRHDVRVVIHNHPEWSSVWSATGRVPPVYDQTSALVDTDPVVYDEYRGTVEQRELGNAVASALGQSKWALLANHGALVVGESIRQAHLRAITLEWRCRLAWRVQALGGGTPLSDAVSQATGARTDLNGFPFLWEAMCREEIRRDPCVLE is encoded by the coding sequence ATGCGCTACGACGGCTTGAATCAGGAGCTGCTCTCCAAATACGCACCCCGTCCCGGTCGCAAGCCTTTGCTGCCGCAACTGACCGAGCGCCAGCAGGTCGCGCTGCTGTGCCGCGTGCTCTCGCGCGAAGGCTATAACGACCATATCGCGGGCCACGTCACGCTGCGCCTGGATGACGGCAGCTATCTTGCCAACCCCTGGGAGCTGACCTGGAGCGAGCTGACGGCCTCGGACATCCTGCGGCTGGATGCACAAGGCCAGGTGATCGAGGGCGAGTGGAATATCACTCCGGCCATTCGATTGCACATGGACGTGCATGAAAAGCGCCACGATGTGCGCGTGGTCATCCACAACCATCCCGAATGGAGCTCGGTCTGGTCGGCCACGGGCAGGGTGCCGCCCGTGTATGACCAGACCTCGGCCCTGGTCGATACCGACCCCGTGGTCTATGACGAATACCGGGGTACGGTGGAGCAGCGCGAGCTGGGCAATGCTGTGGCCAGCGCATTGGGCCAGAGCAAATGGGCGCTGCTGGCCAATCATGGTGCGCTGGTGGTGGGCGAGAGCATTCGACAGGCGCATCTGCGTGCCATCACGCTGGAGTGGCGCTGCCGCCTGGCCTGGCGGGTGCAGGCGCTCGGTGGCGGCACCCCCTTGAGCGATGCCGTGAGCCAGGCCACCGGAGCGCGCACCGACCTCAACGGCTTTCCCTTTCTCTGGGAGGCCATGTGCCGTGAGGAAATCCGCCGCGATCCCTGCGTGCTGGAGTAG
- a CDS encoding heavy metal translocating P-type ATPase: MNALTKSGAFELSVEGMTCASCVGRVERALKKVPGVQEAVVNLATEKASLTVADPAQAAAILPQAVAAIEKAGYAVPAQSVDLQVGGMTCASCVGRVERALKKVPGVQNAVVNLATERASVQLQGGVTVGALIAAIEKAGYEAQPVAHSADATGEDATAQRQAQERESLKRSLIFATLFALPVFLLEMGGHMVPAFHHWIAGSIGTQNSWYIQFALTAVVLFGPGRRFFEKGVPALLRAAPDMNSLVAVGTSAAFAYSVVATFVPQWLPAGTVNVYFEAAAVIVALILLGRFLEARAKGNTSEAIRRLVQLQAKTARVRKGGMVQEIDIAQVRAGDVIEVRPGERIPVDGLVIEGRSFVDESMISGEPVPVEKAAGAEVVGGTVNQNGALAFNATKVGADTLLAQIIRMVEQAQSSKLPIQALVDKITMWFVPAVMAAALLTFVVWLVWGPDPALSFALVNAVAVLIIACPCAMGLATPTSIMVGTGRAAQMGVLLRKGEALQQLKDARVVAVDKTGTLTRGRPELTDLVLADGFERAVVLAQVAAVEDRSEHPIARAIVDAAKSEGLEIPSISDFASVTGFGVRAVVLGDQVEIGADRFMREIGLSVDGFAAEAERLGSEGKTPLYAAIGGKVAAMIAVADPIKPTTKPAIDALHALGLKVAMITGDNRHTAEAIARQLGIDEVVAEVLPGGKVETVKRLKAEHGTLAYVGDGINDAPALAEADVGIAIGTGTDIAIEAADVVLMSGDLSGVPNAIALSKATMKNIGENLFWAFAYNVALIPVAAGLLYPFNGMLLSPVFAAGAMALSSVFVLSNALRLKRFKAVL; the protein is encoded by the coding sequence ATGAATGCACTGACCAAAAGCGGAGCCTTTGAGTTGTCTGTGGAAGGAATGACCTGCGCATCCTGCGTGGGCCGGGTGGAGCGGGCGCTCAAGAAAGTGCCTGGTGTGCAGGAGGCCGTGGTCAATCTGGCCACGGAAAAAGCCAGCCTCACCGTGGCCGATCCGGCGCAGGCTGCGGCCATCCTGCCGCAGGCCGTGGCGGCGATCGAAAAGGCGGGCTACGCGGTGCCCGCGCAAAGCGTGGACCTGCAGGTGGGCGGCATGACCTGTGCGTCCTGCGTGGGCCGTGTGGAGCGTGCGCTCAAGAAAGTGCCCGGTGTCCAGAACGCCGTGGTGAATCTCGCGACCGAGCGTGCCAGCGTGCAGCTGCAGGGCGGCGTGACGGTGGGCGCTCTGATCGCGGCGATTGAAAAGGCCGGCTATGAAGCGCAGCCCGTTGCGCACAGCGCCGACGCGACTGGCGAGGACGCCACAGCCCAGCGCCAGGCGCAGGAGCGCGAGTCGCTCAAGCGTTCGCTGATCTTTGCGACCCTGTTCGCACTGCCCGTGTTTCTGCTGGAAATGGGCGGTCACATGGTGCCGGCCTTCCATCACTGGATTGCGGGCAGCATCGGCACGCAGAACAGCTGGTACATCCAGTTCGCGCTGACGGCCGTGGTGCTGTTCGGGCCGGGCCGGCGCTTCTTCGAGAAAGGCGTGCCCGCCTTGCTGCGCGCTGCGCCCGACATGAATTCTCTGGTCGCCGTGGGCACTTCGGCGGCATTCGCCTATTCGGTGGTCGCGACCTTTGTGCCGCAATGGCTGCCTGCAGGTACGGTGAATGTGTACTTTGAAGCCGCGGCCGTCATCGTCGCGCTGATCCTGCTGGGCCGCTTTCTGGAGGCGCGTGCCAAGGGCAATACCTCGGAGGCCATTCGCCGCCTGGTGCAGCTGCAGGCCAAGACTGCGCGCGTGCGCAAGGGCGGCATGGTGCAGGAAATCGACATTGCCCAGGTGCGCGCCGGCGACGTGATCGAAGTGCGCCCCGGCGAGCGCATTCCCGTCGATGGCCTGGTCATCGAAGGCCGCAGCTTTGTCGACGAATCCATGATCAGCGGCGAGCCCGTGCCGGTCGAGAAGGCTGCAGGTGCCGAAGTGGTGGGAGGCACGGTCAATCAGAATGGCGCGCTGGCTTTCAACGCTACAAAGGTGGGGGCAGACACGCTGCTGGCGCAGATCATCCGCATGGTGGAGCAGGCCCAGAGCAGCAAGCTGCCGATTCAGGCCCTGGTGGACAAGATCACCATGTGGTTTGTGCCGGCCGTCATGGCAGCGGCCCTGCTGACCTTTGTGGTCTGGCTGGTCTGGGGTCCCGATCCCGCGCTGAGCTTTGCCCTGGTCAATGCGGTGGCCGTGCTCATCATTGCCTGCCCCTGCGCCATGGGGCTGGCCACGCCGACTTCCATCATGGTGGGAACCGGCCGTGCCGCGCAAATGGGAGTGTTGCTGCGCAAGGGCGAGGCACTGCAGCAGCTCAAGGATGCCAGGGTGGTGGCGGTGGACAAGACCGGCACGCTGACCCGTGGCCGTCCCGAGCTCACCGATCTGGTGCTGGCCGATGGGTTTGAACGTGCCGTCGTTCTGGCGCAGGTAGCTGCCGTGGAAGACCGCAGCGAGCACCCGATTGCGCGCGCCATTGTCGATGCTGCCAAGTCAGAGGGACTGGAGATTCCATCCATCAGCGACTTCGCATCGGTGACCGGCTTCGGCGTGCGTGCCGTGGTGCTGGGCGATCAGGTGGAGATTGGTGCCGACCGCTTCATGCGCGAAATCGGCCTGAGTGTTGACGGCTTTGCGGCTGAGGCCGAGCGCCTGGGCAGCGAAGGCAAGACGCCTCTGTATGCCGCCATCGGCGGCAAGGTGGCGGCCATGATTGCCGTGGCCGATCCGATCAAGCCCACCACCAAGCCGGCGATCGATGCCTTGCATGCGCTGGGCCTGAAAGTGGCCATGATTACCGGCGACAACCGCCACACGGCCGAGGCGATCGCCAGGCAGCTGGGCATTGACGAGGTGGTGGCCGAGGTCCTGCCAGGCGGCAAGGTCGAAACCGTAAAGCGTCTCAAGGCCGAACATGGCACGCTGGCCTATGTGGGCGACGGCATCAACGACGCACCGGCCCTGGCCGAGGCCGATGTGGGCATCGCCATAGGCACGGGTACCGATATCGCGATCGAGGCTGCCGATGTGGTGCTGATGTCGGGCGACCTCTCGGGCGTGCCGAATGCGATCGCGCTGTCCAAGGCCACGATGAAGAACATTGGAGAGAACCTGTTCTGGGCCTTTGCCTACAACGTGGCGCTGATACCGGTGGCGGCGGGTCTGCTCTACCCATTCAACGGCATGCTGCTGTCGCCGGTGTTTGCGGCCGGAGCCATGGCACTTTCCAGCGTATTTGTGCTCTCCAACGCGCTGCGGCTCAAGCGCTTCAAAGCCGTCCTCTGA
- a CDS encoding riboflavin synthase subunit alpha, protein MFTGIIQAVATIAALRDQDGLRTFIMEFPEGFCQDLAIGASVSHDGVCLTVTENLSPTSASFDVMLQSLNITTLGSCKAGDTLNVERAARDGAEIGGHPLSGHVDFMAPLLEVMQTETNHKIRFGIPEAFRPYVFAKGYIAVNGASLTVAEVNRKEGWFEVWLIPETLRMTVFGGKKVGDLVNIEIERSTQVVVDTVRETVEASLGRLKPVLEALLQEKGLSLDDFVDVPQLPKP, encoded by the coding sequence GTGTTTACCGGCATCATTCAGGCCGTGGCAACAATTGCCGCGCTGCGCGACCAGGACGGCCTGCGCACCTTCATCATGGAGTTCCCCGAAGGCTTCTGCCAGGATCTGGCCATTGGCGCCAGCGTCTCGCACGACGGCGTCTGCCTGACGGTGACCGAAAACCTCTCACCCACCAGCGCCAGCTTTGATGTGATGCTGCAAAGCCTGAACATCACCACGCTGGGCAGCTGCAAGGCCGGCGACACGCTCAATGTGGAGCGCGCCGCCAGGGACGGTGCCGAGATTGGCGGCCACCCGCTGTCGGGCCATGTGGACTTCATGGCGCCGCTGCTGGAGGTGATGCAGACCGAGACCAATCACAAGATCCGTTTCGGCATTCCCGAGGCCTTCCGCCCCTATGTGTTTGCCAAGGGCTATATCGCCGTCAACGGCGCCAGCCTGACGGTGGCCGAAGTGAACCGCAAGGAGGGCTGGTTCGAGGTCTGGCTGATTCCCGAAACCCTGCGCATGACGGTGTTCGGCGGCAAGAAGGTCGGCGATCTGGTCAATATCGAGATCGAACGCAGCACCCAGGTGGTGGTCGATACCGTGCGCGAAACCGTGGAGGCCAGCCTGGGCCGGCTCAAGCCCGTGCTCGAAGCCCTGCTGCAGGAAAAAGGCCTGAGCCTCGACGATTTTGTGGATGTGCCGCAGCTGCCCAAGCCATAG